From the genome of Leptotrichia sp. HSP-342:
TGAAAATGTGGTAAAATATATTTAAGCTTATCTGAGATTTAATACTAATTCTATGAGTTTAGTATAAAACAGTATAGTTTTAAGTTTGGTTTTAAAAGAATATTATTGTAATTTTATAAAATTGTTGAAAAAAAGGAGAAAAATGGTTATGAAAATATTGGGAGTTATACCAGCAAGATATGCATCTAGCAGGTTTGAGGGGAAACCACTCAAGGATATTTGCGGGCATACTATGATTGAATGGGTTTACAAAAGAGCAAAAAATGCTGATATTGATGAGATTGTTGTGGCTACTGATGATGAGAGAATTTTTGAGGCAGTAAAAAAATTTAGCGGGAATGTGGTTATGACAGCTGAAAATCATCAGAATGGAACTTCCAGAATAATAGAAGTTATTAATAAAAATGAATACAAAAACTACGATTTTATTATAAATATTCAGGGAGATGAGCCATTAATTGACATTGAATCGATTAATATTCTGGCAAATAACTATAGAGATGAAAAATCGGAAATTGTTACATTGAAGCAGGAAATGAAAACTCAAAATGAAATTGAAAATCCGAATCACGTAAAGGTAATTACAGACTTTAATGACAATGCCATTTATTTTAGCCGTTCAGTAATTCCATACGAACGTGATAAAAATAATAGTGAAAATATAAGATATTTCAGGCATATTGGAATTTATGGATATACAGCAAAATTTTTAAATGAACTGAAAAATCTAAGAGACGGCGTTTTGGAAAAGATAGAGTCGCTTGAGCAATTGAGGTTTATTGAAAATGGATATAAAATAAAGGTTTTGGAAACTGATTCAAACGTAATAGGTGTGGATACAGAAGAAGATTTGAAGGAAGTTGTTAAATTTATAGAAAAAAAGGGAATAAAACTGGAAAGCTGAAAAATATTGTAAAAGGAGGATGTTTTAATGGAAAATGGAGTAATGATACAGTATTTTGAGTGGAAATTACCAAATGATGGAAAACATTGGCAAAGATTAAAGGAAGATGCAAGGCACCTAAGTGAAATTGGAGTAAGTGGAGTATGGATTCCACCAGCATATAAAGGAACTTCACAAGCAGATGTCGGTTATGGTGCTTATGATTTATGGGACTTGGGGGAATTTGACCAGAAAGGAACTGTCAGAACGAAATATGGTACAAAGCAGGAACTGATTGAAGCAATAGAAGAACTTCATAAATACAATATAAATGTGTATTTGGATACTGTCTTGAATCATAAGGGCGGAGCTGATGAAACAGAGAATTTTTTGGCAATAGAAGTTGATCCTGAAGACAGAACCGTGGAAATAACCGAGCCTTTTGAAATAGAAGGCTGGACAAAATTTACTTTTCCTGGAAGAAATGATAAATACTCTGCATTCAAGTGGAATTATAATCTTTTCGATGGAGTAGATTTTGATAATAAAACTGGTAAAACTGCAATTTATAAAATTGTTGGGGAAAACAAGGACTGGGATGAGGGAGTTGACTCTGAACTTGGGAATTATGATTATCTGATGAATGCCGATATTGATTTTTCACATCCTGAAGTACGTGAGGAAGTAATCCGTTGGGGAAAATGGGTTGTAAATGAATTAAAAATTGATGGATTCAGGATGGATGCGGTAAAACACATAAAAGATGAGTTTATAGCTGAATTTTTGACACAAGTAAGAGCAGCTTACGGAGAAAAATTTTATTCTGTTGGAGAATACTGGCGAAATGACTTAGAAAAATTGAAGGAATATTTGGATAATGTTGGTTATAAAACCGATTTGTTTGATGTTGGACTACACTTTAATATGTATGATGCTTCTAAAAAGAAAAAGGATTATGATTTAAGAGAAATTTTTGAACATACAATAGTGGCAACAAACCCGATGGCAGCGGTAACATTTGTGGATAATCATGATTCTCAAAAAGGAAGTGCTTTAGAATCACAAGTGGAAGACTGGTTTATTCCCCATTCATATGCTATAATATTATTATCAAAAGATGGCTATCCATGCCTGTTTTATGGCGATTACTACGGAGTGGGAGGAGAAAAAAGCCCGCATCAATGGATAATTGACAAACTTCTGGAAGTACGAAGAATACATGCTTATGGAGAACAAATAAATTATCTGGATAATCCAAATGTAATTGCAATTCAAAGAACGGGAAGAGATGAATGGACTGGATGTGTAGCCGTACTTTCAAATTCTGAAGAGGAAGAAGAAATACAAATTGAGCTTGGAAGAGAAAGAGTAGGAGAAGTTTGGCAGGAAGTTACAGGTAGTGGGTATGAAGACATTACAATAGATGAGGAAGGAAATGCCAATTTTAAAGTTGAACCTGAAAAAATTTCTGTGTGGATACGTAAAAGTTAAGATAAAAATATTGAAATTATCTATGGTTGTAAAGAAATAAATGTTAAAATAATATGAACCTTTCTAGGTTATTTTAAGAAAGAAACCAAAATTGGAGGTAAGAAAAATGAGAAAAGTTAAAATTATAGGAGTAATAATTGCATTGGTTATGAGCTTGAGTTCTTGTACTGCTGTAGCATTGGGAGCAGGAGCTGTTGCTGGAGGGTACACTTGTTTAAATACAAGTCTCTGTAATAAATTGAAAAAATAGTTTGAGTAAATTTTAAGGGCATAGAATTTTATGCCCTTATATTAAAAATTCAAAATACACAAAAATGTTAAACAGGAGAATAGGGGAAATATGAAAAATAGTAATACAAGAGAAAAAATCTTGGAAAATATACAGAGGATAGTCGTAAAAGTTGGAACTTCTACACTTACGACTGAAGATGGACATTTAGATATTGAAAAAATAAAGAAAATTGTGCTGGAACTAAGTAATTTACAAGATAAAGGATATGATGTAATACTTGTAACTTCTGGTGCAGTTGGAGCTGGAATGGGACTGCTTAATATAAGTGAAAAGCCTAAAACTTTGGCAGAAAAACAGATGCTGTCAGCAGTTGGACAAGTTTCACTTATGCAAATTTATCAAACTCTTTTTAAAGAGCATAACAAGATAATCGGGCAACTATTGTTGACAAAAGAGGAATTTTCAAATAGAAAAAGGTACTTGAATATGAGAAATGTTTGTAATGCTTTTTTGAAAAGAAAAATTATTCCAATTATAAATGAAAATGATGCAATTGTATCTAATGCTTTGAAAATCAAGGTTGGAGACAATGATACGATGTCAGCACTTGTTTCAGGATTGATTGATGCAGATTTATTAATTATTTTGTCAGATATTGATGGACTTTATAACAAAAATCCTCGAAAATATGAAGATGCGAACCTGATTAATATGGTTGGGGATATTAGTGAAGATATAAAACAGATGGCAGGAACTGAAGGCTCAAAATTTGGTACTGGTGGAATGATAACAAAAATTATTGCTGCGGAAATGGTAACAAAAATAGGTATAAATCTAGTAATTGCTAGTGGAGACGATCCAGGAAATATTACTAGGATTGTGGAAAAGGAAAATATAGGTACACTTTTTGTAAAAAAGAATAAAAAAATTAGTCTCAGGAAATACTGGCTTGCTTATGGAACGAACAAAGAAGGGGTATTAATTATTGATGATGGAGCAAAGTTAGCCCTAAAAAATGGAAAAAGCTTATTATCTGTAGGAATAAAACATATAGAAGGAATCTTTGACAAGGGGGCTGTAATTGAAATAGAAGATTTAGAAAAAAATATTATTGCAACAGGAATTTCAAATTATTCATCAGAAGAGATAGACTTGATAAAAGGGGAAAAAAGTGAAAATATAGAAGAAATCTTAGGATATAAATATGACGATGCTGTGATTCATATTGACAATGTTGTTATGAGAAAATAAGAATTATTATAAATACTTTAACATGGTTTTACAGAATGATAAGAAGAAATGAGGGAAGTATGAATTATATAGAAGAACTTGGAAAAAAAGCAAAAGCCGCTTCAAGGAAACTTTTGAAAATTGGAACAAAAACTAAAAATGACGTATTATTTGCAATAGCAGAGGAACTGATAAATAAAAAAGAAGAAATAAAGGCTGCGAATAAAATAGATATGGAAAATGGTAAGAAAAATGGAATGGCATTTTCCTTGCTGGATAGAATGGAGCTTACAGACAGCAGAATTGAAGGAATGGCTCAAAGTCTGCGTGAAATGGCTATGTTTCCAGATCCAATTGGAGAAGTTATTACAGGATGGAACCATAAAAATGGAATGAATATTGTAAAAAAAAGAGTTCCGCTTGGAGTAATCGGAATGATTTACGAATCTCGTCCAAACGTTACAGTAGATGCGGCAGGACTTGCAATAAAATCTTCAAATGCGATAATTTTACGTGGGTCAGAAGATGCCCTGAATTCAAATATTTATTTGAATAATTTATTAAATAGAGTTGCAGATGCTCACGGATTGCCAAAAAATACAGTTCAGCTTGTAGAAAAGCCAGAAAGGGAACTTGTGAAGGACTTAATCCGTGCAGACAAGTATATTGATGTAATTATCCCAAGAGGGGGAAAAGGATTAAAAAGATTTATCATAGAAAACGCAACAATTTCAATGATAGAAACAGGTGCAGGAATCTGTCACATATTTGTAGACGAAACAGCCGATATAAAGCAGGCATTACCAATTATCGAAAATGCCAAAGTACAGCGTCCAAGTGTATGTAATGCTATCGAAACAACACTTATTCACGAGAACATTGCAAAAGCAATCTTGCCAGAATTAACAGAAATGCTTTTAAAAGATGGTGTAGAGCTAAGGTACAACAAAGAAGCATTAGAAATTGTTGGAAACAGAAAAGATGTAAAATTGGCAACAGAAGAAGATTTTGGGGCTGAATATCTAGATTTAATAATGTCACTAAAATTAGTTAAAAACATAGATGAAGCAATTGAATATATAAATAATCATGGAACGCACCATTCCGACTCAATCTTGACAAAATCTATAGAAAATGCTGAAAAATTCCTAAACGAAGTAGATTCAGCGAACGTTTATTTAAATGCTTCTACAAGATTTTCCGACGGAGGAGAATTCGGTTTTGGTGGAGAAATCGGAATTTCCACGCAAAAACTTCACGCTCGTGGGCCTATGGGAATAAGAGAGCTGACTACGACGAAATATGTGATTAGAGGAGAAGGGCAGATAAGGGAATAGTAAGAAAAAGAATATAAATTTATGAAAAAGTCTGATAGAAAGAAACCTATTGGGCTTTTTTGTTTTAAATAGATACTTTTTTGTGAAAAATATTAAACATAATTAAAAAAAAACAGAATAAGGTTAATCTTAAGGTTTAATTATAGTATTCTTGATATTATATGTATAAGAATTTTGAAATTAAAATAACAAATTACTGAAAGGAGGTGAAAAAATGGCTTCGACAAGATACAGATGTGCGTATTGTGGAATGACAACGACAACAGGATGGAATCCTCCTAGTGGTAGAGGATGTCATAAGTCGCCAGATGGATATCATGATTGGTATCAAGTTTAAAAATTGAAAGAAAAAAGGGGGAAGTTAATTTTGATTAAGAAATATAAACAAATGACAATAGATGCATTAGAAAGTCTTTCTTTAACAGATAAGGAAGCATTGAATGAATTAGGAGAAAGGTTATTTTATAAAAAAGAATATCAAAAATTTTTAGAATATTTTAAAAAATCTGCTATTCTTGGTAATGATATGGCAATAAATAATCTTGGTTTTTATTATTTAGAGATAGAAAACGATTTTGAAAATGCAAAAAATATTTTTTAGATGCAATGGAAAAAGGAAACATACTAGCAATAAATAATCTTGGAGTATTGTATGATAGAAATAAAAATTATAAAAAAGCTAGAGAATATTATTTGATGGCAATAAATAAAAAATGTAGTTTTGCATATAATAATTTGGGAAATTTATATGAGGATATTTATCAAGATTATGAAAAAGCTAAAGAATTATACAGCAAGTGTTTTAAAGAAACTAAAAATACAGAAGCATTAATATGCAAGCAAAACTTTATTCAAATTATTATAGTGATGATGAGAAAGCGAAAAAATATTTGGAAAAAGCAATGAAACTTGGAAATGTTGAAGCTAGACATATATTAGAGCGTCATTTTAAATAAAAAAATCGAAAGGAATGTTTTAATTAAAATGATTAAACATGCAATAAGATTAAAAGATAGAAAAACAGGAAAACAAACAATAGTTTATATCGAAGCAATTTCTTTTAGGGAAGCCAAACAAATTGCAATGAGAGATTACGGTTTAGCATATGAGATACAATGAGATAAGTTTTTTGAATTTAAAAGATGATAAAGAACAGTAAAATTGTTTAATATCATCTTTTTTTTTAAAAAAAATTTATATTCATTAAAAAAATAAAAAAATGATATACAAATATAATAAAAAATGTTATAATTTTATCAATCCTTGAGAAAGGAGGTGTTATAGTTATGCGTACGTTATTAATAAAAATCTTAGTTATAATTTTATTACAAATAGTAATAATTTTAATACAAGAATTTTGGAAATAACTAAAAAAGAGAGCTTACTTTGGGGGTTAGCTCTCTTTTGATTTGTGTATAGTTATGCGTATTTTTATTACTTTACAATTCTATTATAACATTTTATAATAAAAAAATCAACTAAATTTAAAACAAAAATTTTTAATTTTTTGTAAATAAATTGTTAATAAAAAAGATTAAGAAATTTCTGTAATATCCTTCACTTTATAATGCCCAGCACTATTAATTACATCTGCTATTAACAAATCGTCAACTTCTTCATTTAAAATAATTTTTGCATTTTTATCAGAAAGGTTTACTTCTACACTTTCTACTTCTGGCAGTCCGTATAAAACATTTTCTACTTTTTTAGCACAGTTTTCACAGTGCATCCCTTCTATTTCAACAAGTTTTTTAATCATTTCAAAACCTCCATAAAATTTTATTTTTATTTATACACAAAATTTTAAACTAATAGTTTTGTGTTAAGTTTATTATATAAAAAAATTTATAAGAATGCAAGAAGTTTTGTATATGCAATAATTTTGAAATAAAGTTGTTTTTGAAAAAATACTTGTAAGACAAAAAATGGATATGTAACTTTAAAAAATATGGTATAATAGTAAAAGTGTTGAAAGATAGAAATAATTCTGATAATACAGCAGGGGAGTATTATGAATAATTGAAATTCAGTGATAAAATAAACGTTGGAATAAAAAAATAGAAAAATTAGGAGGAAATTGGTAATGAGCCATTATTTTTCAGAAAAGCAGGAAGTAAAGTCGGATAGAAAAATAATAAAATATGAAATAGAAAATAAAAATTTTGAGTTTGTAACAGATAATGGGGTATTTTCAAAGACAAAGATAGATTTTGGAACGGATATTATGCTGAAAGTATTTTTAAGAGAAAATTTGGA
Proteins encoded in this window:
- a CDS encoding tetratricopeptide repeat protein; translation: MEKGNILAINNLGVLYDRNKNYKKAREYYLMAINKKCSFAYNNLGNLYEDIYQDYEKAKELYSKCFKETKNTEALICKQNFIQIIIVMMRKRKNIWKKQ
- a CDS encoding alpha-amylase, with product MENGVMIQYFEWKLPNDGKHWQRLKEDARHLSEIGVSGVWIPPAYKGTSQADVGYGAYDLWDLGEFDQKGTVRTKYGTKQELIEAIEELHKYNINVYLDTVLNHKGGADETENFLAIEVDPEDRTVEITEPFEIEGWTKFTFPGRNDKYSAFKWNYNLFDGVDFDNKTGKTAIYKIVGENKDWDEGVDSELGNYDYLMNADIDFSHPEVREEVIRWGKWVVNELKIDGFRMDAVKHIKDEFIAEFLTQVRAAYGEKFYSVGEYWRNDLEKLKEYLDNVGYKTDLFDVGLHFNMYDASKKKKDYDLREIFEHTIVATNPMAAVTFVDNHDSQKGSALESQVEDWFIPHSYAIILLSKDGYPCLFYGDYYGVGGEKSPHQWIIDKLLEVRRIHAYGEQINYLDNPNVIAIQRTGRDEWTGCVAVLSNSEEEEEIQIELGRERVGEVWQEVTGSGYEDITIDEEGNANFKVEPEKISVWIRKS
- the kdsB gene encoding 3-deoxy-manno-octulosonate cytidylyltransferase, with product MKILGVIPARYASSRFEGKPLKDICGHTMIEWVYKRAKNADIDEIVVATDDERIFEAVKKFSGNVVMTAENHQNGTSRIIEVINKNEYKNYDFIINIQGDEPLIDIESINILANNYRDEKSEIVTLKQEMKTQNEIENPNHVKVITDFNDNAIYFSRSVIPYERDKNNSENIRYFRHIGIYGYTAKFLNELKNLRDGVLEKIESLEQLRFIENGYKIKVLETDSNVIGVDTEEDLKEVVKFIEKKGIKLES
- the proB gene encoding glutamate 5-kinase, whose product is MKNSNTREKILENIQRIVVKVGTSTLTTEDGHLDIEKIKKIVLELSNLQDKGYDVILVTSGAVGAGMGLLNISEKPKTLAEKQMLSAVGQVSLMQIYQTLFKEHNKIIGQLLLTKEEFSNRKRYLNMRNVCNAFLKRKIIPIINENDAIVSNALKIKVGDNDTMSALVSGLIDADLLIILSDIDGLYNKNPRKYEDANLINMVGDISEDIKQMAGTEGSKFGTGGMITKIIAAEMVTKIGINLVIASGDDPGNITRIVEKENIGTLFVKKNKKISLRKYWLAYGTNKEGVLIIDDGAKLALKNGKSLLSVGIKHIEGIFDKGAVIEIEDLEKNIIATGISNYSSEEIDLIKGEKSENIEEILGYKYDDAVIHIDNVVMRK
- a CDS encoding heavy-metal-associated domain-containing protein, with translation MIKKLVEIEGMHCENCAKKVENVLYGLPEVESVEVNLSDKNAKIILNEEVDDLLIADVINSAGHYKVKDITEIS
- a CDS encoding glutamate-5-semialdehyde dehydrogenase; amino-acid sequence: MNYIEELGKKAKAASRKLLKIGTKTKNDVLFAIAEELINKKEEIKAANKIDMENGKKNGMAFSLLDRMELTDSRIEGMAQSLREMAMFPDPIGEVITGWNHKNGMNIVKKRVPLGVIGMIYESRPNVTVDAAGLAIKSSNAIILRGSEDALNSNIYLNNLLNRVADAHGLPKNTVQLVEKPERELVKDLIRADKYIDVIIPRGGKGLKRFIIENATISMIETGAGICHIFVDETADIKQALPIIENAKVQRPSVCNAIETTLIHENIAKAILPELTEMLLKDGVELRYNKEALEIVGNRKDVKLATEEDFGAEYLDLIMSLKLVKNIDEAIEYINNHGTHHSDSILTKSIENAEKFLNEVDSANVYLNASTRFSDGGEFGFGGEIGISTQKLHARGPMGIRELTTTKYVIRGEGQIRE